In Streptomyces paludis, the genomic stretch CACAGACGTCACGACGGGCCGCCGCCGAAGCCACCGGAGGAAGCGCCCGCCCCGCCCGCACCACCGGTACCGCCCGCCGCGTCCGAGCGCAGCGCGTACCCGACCCCGCGCACGGTGTGCACCAGCCGCGGTTCGCCGCCGCTCTCCGTCTTCCGGCGCAGATACATCACGTACACGTCCAGGGAGTTGCTGCTCGGCTCGAAGTCGAAGCCCCAGACCGCCTTGAGGATCTGCTCGCGGGTCAGCACCTGCCGGGGGTGCGCCAGGAACATCTCCAGCAGTGTGAACTCGGTACGGGTCAGCTCCACCCGCCGCTCGCCGCGCGTGACTTCGCGTGTCGTCAGGTCCATCCGCAGATCCGCGAAGGCCAGCACATCGTCCGCCGGGGCCTCGCCCACGTCCGTCGCGTACGAGCTGCGCCGCAGCAGCGCGCGGATCCGGGCGAACAGCTCGTCCAGCTCGAACGGCTTGACCAGGTAGTCGTCCGCCCCCGCGTCCAGCCCGGTGACCCGGTCGCCGACGGTGTCGCGCGCGGTCAGCATCAGGATCGGCACCTTCGAACCGCCGGCCCGCAGCCGCCGGGCGGCCGTCAGTCCGTCCATCCGGGGCATCTGGATGTCGAGGACGATCAGATCGGGCGCGTACGCGGCGGCCTTCGTGAGCGCGTCGAGACCGTCCACGGCGACCTCGGTCCCGTAGCCGTCGAAGGCGAGGCTCCGCTGAAGGGCTTCCCGTACGGCGGGCTCGTCGTCGACGATCAGGATTCTGTGGGGATCGCCTTCGGCGGGACTCATGTGGCGGCTACCTCGTCAGTCGGTCGGTGGTGGTGAACGGTGTGGCGCGTCTCAGCCTCGCACGGCGGCCCGCCGGCGGCGTGCCGCCCGCGTCCTGGGGGAGACGGTACGTACCTCGTCCGCGCGCCGCGTGTGGTGCTGGAGGAGATCCTGTACGAGCGCGAGCGGAAGTGCCAGATCGGCGGGGCCCGCCGGACCGTCGGTGGCGGTCGTCGCGGTGAGATGTGTCGCCATGGTGTGCCTCCTGGGGTTTCCCTGGTACGGACGGATCAGCTGCCGCTGTCGCTGGTGCCGCCGGCGCGCAGCTTCGCGAGGTCCGCCTTGACGGTGTTGACCGGGATGGCAAAGCCGAGGCCGACGCTGCCCGCGCTGGAGCTGGAGCCGACGGACGAGGAACTCGGCGCGTACATGGCCGAGTTGATACCGATGATCTCGCCGTTCATGTTGATCAGCGCGCCACCGGAGTTGCCCGGGTTGAGAGAGGCGTCGGTCTGGAGGGCCTTGTACGTGGTCTTCGAGGACCCGGTGTCGCCGTTGAACTGCTGACCGCCGAACTCGAACGGCCAGCCGTTCCCGCCCTGCTGCTGCCCCTGCCCCTGCTGTCCCTGCTGGCTGTTGCCGTCGTCCTTCGCGACGGTGACATCGCGGTTCAGGGCCGAGACGATGCCGCTGGTGACCGTGCCGGTCAGGCCCTCGGGCGAGCCGATCGCCACGACCTGGTCGCCGACCGCCACCTGGGAGGAGTCACCGAGCGTGGCCGTCTTCAGACCGCTCGCGCCCTCCAGCTTGATCAGCGCGAGGTCCTTGTCGGGGTCGGTGCCCACGACCTGGGCGGTGTACGACTTGCCGGTGCTGAGCTGGACCTTGAGGGTCGAGGCACCGGAGATGACGTGGTTGTTGGTGACGATCTCGCCGTCGGACGTGATGATCACGCCGGAGCCGGTCGCCGCGCCGCTGGCCGATGTCGCGTTGATCTCCACGATGGTGGGGGAGAGCGCGGCGGCGACCCCGGCGACGGTGCCCTTGCTGCTCTGCGCGACGGGCGTACCGCTGATGACCGACGCGGCGCTGTTGCTCGTACCGCTGTCGGTGTACCGGCCGACCAGCGCGGCCGACCCGCCGCCGACGACCGCCGCGGCGAGGGCCACCGCGGCGAGCAGCGCGACGGGGCGCTTGGCACGGGCCGGGGCGGCGGCGGGGGCCGCGTGGTGCGCCGGGCCGGCCGGGGCGGCGGCGACCGTGGGGCCGTACGCGGGGGGCGGGGGCCAGGCGGCCGACTGGTTGCCGTAGGTCTCCGAAGCCGAAGCCGAAGCCGGGGTCTCAGAGGTGCCCGAGGTGCCCGGGGTGCCCATCGCGTTCGCGTTCACGCCTTCGGGCTGCTGCTGCGTGCTGTCACCGTCGCCGCTGCTGCGGTAGTAGTCCGTCATGGGTATGACTCTGGGCGGCGACTATGAGAGGACGCTGAGGACCCGCTGAGAACGGCTGTAAAACCGCGTATGCCCGATATAAAGGCAGGTCGCGAGGCAGACCGGCGACCGCGCGAACCGCACCGCCGGAGCCCCCGGCGCCCTACCTCACGCGCACCCGCACGACCGCCGTACCACCAGCGCCGACGGGAACTGCTTCACCCGCTCCCGGCGCGAGCCCGCGACCCGCAGCCCCTCGTCCAGTACGAGATCCACCGCCGCCCGCGCCATCGCCGGCCGGTCCGAGGAGACCGTCGTCAGCGGCGGGTCCGTGAGACCGGCCTCCTTGACGTCGTCGAAGCCGGCCACCGCCAGCTCGCCCGGCACATCGATCCGCAGCTCGCGGGCCGCCCGGAGCAGACCGATCGCCTGGTCGTCGGTCGAGCAGAAGATCGCCGGGGGCCGGTCCGGGCCCGCCAGCAGCTCCAGCGCGATCAGATAGGCGTCGTACCGGTTGTACGGGGCCTGGAAGAGCCGCCCCTCCACCGACCGGCCCGACTCCAGCATCGCCCGCCGCCAGCCCTCGACATGGTCGGCCACCGGGTCGCCGACCACCGGGGTCGCCTCGATGCCGCCGAGGCACGCCACGTACGCGTGACCGTGCTCCAGCAGATGGCGGGTGGCGAGCTGGGCGCCGCCGATGTCGTCGGTGATGACGGCGACGTCGTCGATGTTCTCCGGCCGCTCGTGCAGCAGCACCACCCGGGCGTCCCACGCGTCGATCTCGGCCGCCGCGCGCTCGCTGGGGCCCTGGCTGACCAGGATCAGCCCGGAGACCCGCATGCCCAGGAAGGCCCGCAGGTAGTGGACTTCGCGCTCGTCGCGGTAGTCCGAGTTGCCGACGAGGACCATTTTGCCGCGCTCGGCGGCGGCCTGTTCGACGGCGTGGGCCATCTCCGCGAAGAAGGGCTGCCGGGCGTCCGGCACGACCATCCCTATGAGGTCGGTCCGCCGTGAGGCCATCGCCTGGGCGACCCGGTCGGGCCGGTAGCCCAGCTCCTTGATCGCGGCGACCACCCGCTCGCGCGTGGCCGGGGCGACCGGCCGGGGTCCGTTGTTGATGACGTAGCTGACGACCGCGGTCGACGTACCCGCCAGTCGTGCCACATCGTCCCGCGTCACCTTGGCCACGCGCGAAGTCTACGCGTGGTGACCTACCGCTGGGCAGGTCGTACGGCTGCTTCTTCGACGGCTTCCGGCCCGATGGCGTCCCGCACCGTGTCCGGTACGGCGTCGAGTCCGGCGGCCGGTCCGTCCGCTCCGGAATGCGAACCGCTGTCGCCGGAAGCGGCCCCGGCCGCAGCGGCGGCGGTCTTCGCCTTGGCGGCCCGGGCGTCCTCGGCGGCGCGCTCCGGCTTCTCCGGCGTGACGAAGCGGTAGCCCACGTTCCGTACGGTGCCGATCAGCGACTCGTGCTCGACGCCGAGCTTGGCGCGCAGCCGCCGTACGTGGACGTCGACCGTTCGCGTACCGCCGAAGTAGTCGTAGCCCCAGACCTCCTGGAGCAGCTGGGCGCGGGTGAAGACCCGGCCGGGGTGCTGCGCGAGGTACTTGAGCAGCTCGAACTCCTTGAAGGTCAGGTCCAGGACCCGGCCCTTCAGCTTCGCGCTGTACGTCGCCTCGTCGACCGAGAGGTCGCCGTTGCGGATCTCCATCGGGGAGTCGTCGGTCGAGATCTGCTGGCGGCCCATCGCGAGCCGCAGCCGCGCCTCGACCTCGGCCGGCCCTGCCGTGTCGAGGAGTACGTCGTCGATGCCCCAGTCGGCGGTGACGGCCGCGAGGCCGCCCTCGGTGACGACGAGGATCAGCGGGCAGCCCGGTCCGGTGGAGCGGAGCAGCTGGCAGAGCGAGCGCACCTGGGGGAGGTCGCGCCGGCCGTCGATCAGGATGACATCGGCACCAGGGGTGTCGACGAGGGCGGGCCCCTCGGCGGGGGCCACCCGCACGTTGTGGAGCAGAAGTCCGAGCGCGGGCAGCACCTCCGTGGAGGGCTGGAGTGCGTTGGTCAGAAGCAGCAGAGAACTCATCGCCGCCCACCTGCCTCGATTGCCTGGGTCGGACTGTTGTCGTACACGGTTCGCTTGCCCATTACGTCGGTTCCTCCTCGGTCCCTGCGAGGACGTATGCGGCACTGCTGGGTAACGCGGTAACGCGGTAACGCCGGTAACGCGGGTATTGCCGGTAACGCGGGTGCTGCTGGGTCCTTCGGTCCTTCTGTCCGTGAGTTCCGTCTGTGTCATCTGTCTGTAACAACAGCCGGGAAACACAAAAGGACCCGGGGGCGACATTGCCCGGATCCTCTTCCGAGGAGAATAACCCACTTGTGTCCCCGCGCAGAGGGGCAATGTCGCAGATCACGAGATTGCCGGCGCGCGCGGAGCGCCCGGCGCACGCTTCCGGAGGCGTGTTCGGGCCCTCATCCGGGCGGTGTACAGGCTATGTACGGCAGGTTTCGCGGGGTTTCGCCGGCACGGTGCACAGGGGGCGCACAGATGCGCGGATCTTCTCCGCCATCATGGAGGGAGAGCCACCGGGGGCACGGGGCGCGGGGACGGACGAACGCGGTGTACGCGGCGAACGCAGTGAGGAGGGGCCGGACATGGCGTCGGGCACGATGCGCTACTGGGCCGCGGCCAAGGCCGCGGCGGGGCTCGCGGAGGAGCCGTACGCGGCGGAGTCGCTCGCCGAGGCCCTGGAGGCCGCTCGGGTGAAGCACCCCGGTGAACTGGCCCGGCTGCTGCGGGGATGTTCCTTCCTTGTCGACGGTGACCCCGTCGGTGCCCGCGAGCATGAGACCGTACGCCTTGCCGAGGGCGGCACGGTCGAGGTGCTCCCGCCGTTCGCAGGAGGGTGAACCGCAGCACATGAGCAACGATCAGCAGTATCCGTACGGAGGCCAGGGGGCCGGGTCGCAGGGGCCTCAGGGCTCCCAGGGCTGGACCGAGCCTCAGCAGTCGGCGCCGGGGCCGGGGCAGGGCCAGCGGGAGGCTGTCGCCGCGCAGACATGGGAGGGGCAGACCTGGGACACGCAGTACCAGCCGCAGATCCAGCGGATACAGCCCCAGGCGGCCCAGGCGCAGGCGCAGGCGACCCCTCAGGCGGCGTCCCAGGCCCCTCAGGCGCCTCAGGGGCTCCACCGGACCGGCCAGGCGCCCCAGGCCGCCCAGACGGCCTATCTGCCGCCACAGGGCGCGTTCGGCCCGCCGGAGCCCGCGCCCGGCACCCCGCCGCCGGGCCTCGCGCCCACGACCGCACCCGCGCCCGCGTCCGCACCCGTCGGCGCCGCCGCGTCGCCCGCCGACACCAGCGGCTACGGAGCCCCCACCACCCTGGGCAACGCCCGGATGACCGACGCCCAGCGCGCCCGCGCCGAGGGCCGCTCGCCGATCATCCCGCCCGGTATCCAGCCGGCCGGGCTGACCGCGCTGCTCGGCCTGCTGCTCGCCGGGGGCGCGGCCATCGGTCCGTACGCCCTGCTCGTTCCTCTCGTGCTGCTCCAGGCGGTCACGGCGGCCGGCTGGTTCCGGCTGAACGGCATGTGGCCGGCGCGGCAGGGCATCGCGCTCGCCTTCCTCGGCGGGCTCGTCTCCGATGTGGTGCTGCTGGCGGCGGGCCGGGAGAACGCCGCCGCCGCGATCCTCGGCACGCTCGGGGTGTGGGTGCTGCTCGTCGTCGTGCTCCAGCTGCGCAGCCACGCGAGCGCCGACGAGCGGATGGCGGGCCTGATGGCCGCCGTCGCCTCCGCCGCGCTGGCGATCCTGGCGACCGGCCATCTGGCGGCCGTACCGGACGCGGTGGTCCTCGGCACGCTCGCGGTCGGCGCAGCCACCGTGGTCCGCGCGCTGCCGCTGCCGTCCTTCGTCACCCTCGTCGTGGCGCCGCTGGCCGGCGCGGTCGCGGGGTACGTGGTGACCGCCGCCGGGGTGACGGAGCTGAGCGGCACCAACGGCGGGCTGCTCGGGCTGGGCGCCGGGGTCTGCGCGCTGATCGGGCTGCGGGTGGCGAGCTACGACTACCCGTCGAAGTTCGTGCACATGACCGCCGGGGTGGCCCTGCCGCTGACGGCCGCCGCGCCCGCCGTCTATCTGCTGGGCCGGGCGCTGGCCTGAACCGTGCTGACCTGATCATGATGGCCGACGGGAACCGTTTGCCCCTGCCGGGCGTCGATGACTCCGGCATGGGGCATCCTCGGTGACCGGAGCTGCCACTCACCACTCACTACGACCAGTACGGGGGAAGTCCGGGAAATGCGCGCACTGCGAACTCTGCTGATACTCGTCGTGATCTTCGGCGGGCTCTTCGTCGCGGCCGACCGGGCCGCCGTCTACTTCGCCGAGGGGCAGGTCGCGCAGAAGATCCGGTCGAGCCAGGGGCTCGCCACCGACCCCGAGGTCTCCATCAAGGGCTTCCCCTTCCTCACCCAGGTCCTCGACTCGAACCTCACCGAGGTCCAGGTCGGCCTCGGCGGCGTGAACGCCACCGTGGACGGCCAGACGGTAGAGGTGACCGAGGTCAACGCGATCCTCAAGCGGGTCAAGATCGACAGCAGCTTCACCTCGGCGACGGCCGGGGAGGCCGACGGCTCCGCGCAGATGTCGTACGCGGCCCTCCAGAAGTCGGCGCCGAAGGGCGTGACCATCGGGTACGCGGGCGCCGAGCGCGCCGCCAAGGGGCAGGTCAAGCTCTCCGGCTCGCTGGCCGATGTCGCGGAGGGCGCCGGCTTCCCCTTGCCCGCCGCGCTGAAGCCGCTGGTGAACGGCGAGAAGCTGACCGTCTACAGCACGGTCGAGCTGGTGAACGGCGACACGGTCCGCTGGAAGGCGGAGAATCTGCCGACGCTGCCGATCCCGGGCCTGGAGGCCCAGATGCGGGACGTGCTGGACCGCGACATGAAGATCGACGGAATGCCGTCGACCGTCAAGCTCGACAAGGTCAGCGCGGCCGAGGACGGGCTCCGCTTCACGGGTACGGGGACGGACGTCTCGCTCACCAGCTGAGACGGTGGTGTCCGTGGCGCAGCGGTGGGCAGGATGACGGGCAGTGCGGGAGGGGCGGCTGGGAGCCGGCCGGCCGTCCCGCACGCCCCACGCCTGCCCGTTTCCCCTTCGGCGCCTCTTCGCGGAGCTTTGGTGTCTCGACAGATGGACGATCGCGTCTCATGATGCGACACGGCGGTGACATGACCGCCGAGACCTACCTACGATCGGACATATGAAGCGTCAGGCGGACCTCACGAAGCGGCGGGCAGTGGACCTGTGCCGCGTCGCCGCCATGCTCTGTCGCACTCACTGAGCGGACCGTCCCGCGCGTACGAACGCGTACGCGTCGCCGTTCCGCTTCTCCCGGGCTTTCCCGGGCCCTTCGAGCTTCCTCAGGGCCCTCAGGAGCGCACTTTTCCCGCGCCCCGGACCCGGCCCCCGCTCAGCTCAGCCCGCTCAGCTCAGCACCCGCCCGCACCATCTCGCCGCAACTGCCCCGGAGGAGAAAAGCATGAGCCGTAGTGACGTCCTGGTAGACGCCGACTGGGTCGAGGCCCACCTCGACGACCCGAAGGTAGTCATCGTCGAGGTCGACGAGGACACCTCGGCCTACGACAAGAACCACATCAGGAACGCCGTACGGATCGACTGGAAGAAGGACCTCCAGGACCCCGTCCGCCGCGACTTCGTCGACCAGGAGGGCTTCGAGCAGCTCCTGTCGGCCAAGGGCATCGCCAACGACGACACGGTCGTGCTCTACGGCGGCAACAACAACTGGTTCGCGTCCTACGCGTACTGGTACTT encodes the following:
- a CDS encoding response regulator transcription factor, which gives rise to MSPAEGDPHRILIVDDEPAVREALQRSLAFDGYGTEVAVDGLDALTKAAAYAPDLIVLDIQMPRMDGLTAARRLRAGGSKVPILMLTARDTVGDRVTGLDAGADDYLVKPFELDELFARIRALLRRSSYATDVGEAPADDVLAFADLRMDLTTREVTRGERRVELTRTEFTLLEMFLAHPRQVLTREQILKAVWGFDFEPSSNSLDVYVMYLRRKTESGGEPRLVHTVRGVGYALRSDAAGGTGGAGGAGASSGGFGGGPS
- a CDS encoding S1C family serine protease, translating into MTDYYRSSGDGDSTQQQPEGVNANAMGTPGTSGTSETPASASASETYGNQSAAWPPPPAYGPTVAAAPAGPAHHAAPAAAPARAKRPVALLAAVALAAAVVGGGSAALVGRYTDSGTSNSAASVISGTPVAQSSKGTVAGVAAALSPTIVEINATSASGAATGSGVIITSDGEIVTNNHVISGASTLKVQLSTGKSYTAQVVGTDPDKDLALIKLEGASGLKTATLGDSSQVAVGDQVVAIGSPEGLTGTVTSGIVSALNRDVTVAKDDGNSQQGQQGQGQQQGGNGWPFEFGGQQFNGDTGSSKTTYKALQTDASLNPGNSGGALINMNGEIIGINSAMYAPSSSSVGSSSSAGSVGLGFAIPVNTVKADLAKLRAGGTSDSGS
- a CDS encoding LacI family DNA-binding transcriptional regulator → MAKVTRDDVARLAGTSTAVVSYVINNGPRPVAPATRERVVAAIKELGYRPDRVAQAMASRRTDLIGMVVPDARQPFFAEMAHAVEQAAAERGKMVLVGNSDYRDEREVHYLRAFLGMRVSGLILVSQGPSERAAAEIDAWDARVVLLHERPENIDDVAVITDDIGGAQLATRHLLEHGHAYVACLGGIEATPVVGDPVADHVEGWRRAMLESGRSVEGRLFQAPYNRYDAYLIALELLAGPDRPPAIFCSTDDQAIGLLRAARELRIDVPGELAVAGFDDVKEAGLTDPPLTTVSSDRPAMARAAVDLVLDEGLRVAGSRRERVKQFPSALVVRRSCGCA
- a CDS encoding response regulator transcription factor, with product MSSLLLLTNALQPSTEVLPALGLLLHNVRVAPAEGPALVDTPGADVILIDGRRDLPQVRSLCQLLRSTGPGCPLILVVTEGGLAAVTADWGIDDVLLDTAGPAEVEARLRLAMGRQQISTDDSPMEIRNGDLSVDEATYSAKLKGRVLDLTFKEFELLKYLAQHPGRVFTRAQLLQEVWGYDYFGGTRTVDVHVRRLRAKLGVEHESLIGTVRNVGYRFVTPEKPERAAEDARAAKAKTAAAAAGAASGDSGSHSGADGPAAGLDAVPDTVRDAIGPEAVEEAAVRPAQR
- a CDS encoding MoaD/ThiS family protein; the encoded protein is MASGTMRYWAAAKAAAGLAEEPYAAESLAEALEAARVKHPGELARLLRGCSFLVDGDPVGAREHETVRLAEGGTVEVLPPFAGG
- a CDS encoding LmeA family phospholipid-binding protein → MRALRTLLILVVIFGGLFVAADRAAVYFAEGQVAQKIRSSQGLATDPEVSIKGFPFLTQVLDSNLTEVQVGLGGVNATVDGQTVEVTEVNAILKRVKIDSSFTSATAGEADGSAQMSYAALQKSAPKGVTIGYAGAERAAKGQVKLSGSLADVAEGAGFPLPAALKPLVNGEKLTVYSTVELVNGDTVRWKAENLPTLPIPGLEAQMRDVLDRDMKIDGMPSTVKLDKVSAAEDGLRFTGTGTDVSLTS
- a CDS encoding putative leader peptide, whose translation is MKRQADLTKRRAVDLCRVAAMLCRTH